A window of the Ardenticatenales bacterium genome harbors these coding sequences:
- a CDS encoding PqqD family protein, translating to MNMMQLHPKPHPQTAGRVIEGEAVLILADSSEIKVLNDVGSRIFELADGSRSVAAICQMIAQEYDVTLEVARADVADFLRELVDVHVMVFAEAQDEAK from the coding sequence ATGAATATGATGCAGTTGCACCCTAAACCTCACCCGCAAACTGCCGGCAGAGTCATAGAGGGCGAAGCAGTCCTGATCCTGGCGGACAGCAGCGAAATCAAAGTCCTCAACGACGTCGGGTCGCGCATTTTTGAACTGGCCGACGGCAGCCGCTCCGTGGCCGCCATCTGCCAGATGATCGCCCAGGAGTACGACGTCACCCTGGAGGTCGCCCGCGCCGACGTAGCCGATTTTCTGCGGGAGCTGGTGGATGTTCACGTTATGGTTTTCGCGGAAGCGCAAGACGAGGCGAAATGA
- a CDS encoding radical SAM protein yields MTEQYRDADGQINLYQNIVNKTQRQHRLLSVQWEITYRCNERCTHCYLDVLPPGAQMPGEVSTEEARRIIDDLAGLGALTITFSGGEVFLRRDIFEISHYARQKGFAIRYFTNGILIKPGVADRIAAVKPVVVEMSVYGSNAGTHDSITQVPGSFDLTMRAIRLLLERGVRCLIKTPIMKENIGQVVELQQLAADLGIGFQYDLTIIPKHTGDVSPLRHRPTDDQLLGFLRERVTPETWNLYPQNDSFRFCGIGMNSLNISPTGDIQTCLGARVTAGNLREAPIAQIWKESPVWEETSSLTLQNLPVCSTCELRQFCVRCHGTAAFEDGDMLGCSSVAYREARLRRQAYQENRRLMDKGVN; encoded by the coding sequence ATGACCGAGCAATACCGCGACGCGGACGGCCAGATCAACCTCTATCAGAATATCGTCAACAAGACGCAGCGGCAGCACCGCCTGCTGTCCGTGCAGTGGGAGATCACTTACCGCTGCAACGAACGGTGCACCCATTGCTACCTGGATGTGCTACCGCCGGGGGCGCAAATGCCCGGCGAAGTCAGCACGGAAGAGGCCAGGCGCATCATTGACGATCTGGCCGGGTTGGGCGCGCTGACGATCACGTTCTCCGGTGGCGAGGTTTTCTTGCGGCGGGATATTTTTGAGATTTCCCACTATGCGCGTCAGAAGGGTTTTGCCATCCGCTATTTTACAAATGGCATCTTGATCAAACCCGGCGTTGCTGATAGGATTGCAGCGGTAAAACCCGTGGTGGTGGAGATGAGTGTTTATGGCAGCAATGCCGGCACGCATGATTCCATCACCCAGGTCCCCGGCTCTTTCGACCTGACCATGCGCGCGATCAGGCTGCTTCTCGAACGAGGCGTGCGCTGCCTGATAAAAACGCCCATCATGAAGGAAAATATCGGCCAGGTTGTGGAATTGCAGCAGCTTGCGGCCGACCTGGGCATCGGTTTTCAGTACGATTTGACGATTATTCCAAAGCACACCGGCGATGTTTCCCCATTGCGGCATCGGCCCACCGATGACCAGTTGCTGGGTTTCCTGCGCGAACGGGTCACGCCGGAAACGTGGAATCTGTACCCCCAGAACGACTCGTTCCGCTTCTGTGGGATTGGGATGAACAGCCTGAATATCAGCCCGACCGGCGATATTCAAACATGCCTGGGCGCTCGCGTAACTGCCGGCAATCTACGCGAAGCCCCCATCGCCCAAATCTGGAAAGAATCGCCTGTCTGGGAAGAAACCAGCAGCCTCACTCTGCAAAACCTGCCTGTTTGCTCAACATGCGAGCTGCGCCAGTTCTGCGTCCGCTGTCACGGCACAGCCGCCTTTGAAGATGGCGATATGCTCGGATGTTCATCTGTCGCTTACCGCGAGGCACGTTTGCGTCGCCAAGCGTACCAAGAAAACCGTCGTCTCATGGATAAAGGAGTTAATTAG
- a CDS encoding phage integrase N-terminal SAM-like domain-containing protein, with protein MSDNQQAPLLTPEELPPAVNAFPINANASLQAALGLFQQHMQEEGFSINTQKAFASDIRLLGKYLGIGQPVGEIGTKNLNDFLHWLTEERGVPCSPKTYARRVTTLKVFFGWLQENGVLIIDPANAVIQRTVRSPLPTVPDEEDLAKALVATGAWRRGEGDAKGKPDARPHLLLTLLLQTGIKKGEAMAIVPNHIDRGDPERPILFIRYKNPRLRYKERKVELEPEWLLTLDEYLDQYRPPDTLFTCTARNLEYILRDVGEATGLPPGLLSFENLRWTSALHDYQNQVEHDKIRQKLGLSKVTWRETRAKLAQLHELASSA; from the coding sequence ATGAGCGACAACCAACAAGCGCCATTACTTACTCCCGAGGAACTTCCACCTGCCGTTAACGCCTTTCCCATCAACGCCAACGCCTCTCTACAGGCGGCACTCGGTCTTTTTCAACAACATATGCAGGAAGAAGGCTTCTCCATCAACACCCAAAAAGCATTTGCCAGCGACATCCGCCTACTGGGCAAATACCTGGGCATCGGCCAACCAGTCGGCGAAATCGGCACCAAAAACCTGAACGACTTCCTCCATTGGCTGACCGAAGAGCGCGGCGTACCCTGCAGCCCCAAAACCTACGCCCGTCGCGTCACCACGCTCAAAGTCTTCTTCGGTTGGCTGCAAGAAAATGGCGTCCTCATCATTGATCCCGCCAATGCCGTCATCCAACGCACAGTACGCAGCCCACTGCCCACCGTGCCGGACGAGGAAGACCTGGCCAAAGCATTGGTAGCGACCGGCGCCTGGCGGCGCGGCGAGGGGGACGCCAAAGGCAAGCCAGATGCACGCCCCCACCTGCTGCTGACGCTGCTGCTGCAAACAGGCATCAAGAAAGGGGAAGCCATGGCCATTGTGCCGAATCATATTGACCGCGGCGATCCGGAACGCCCCATCCTCTTTATTCGCTATAAGAATCCGCGTCTGCGCTACAAAGAGCGCAAGGTGGAACTGGAGCCGGAGTGGCTGCTGACGCTTGATGAATACCTCGATCAATACCGGCCGCCGGATACGCTGTTCACCTGCACAGCTCGTAACCTGGAATACATTCTGCGCGACGTGGGCGAGGCCACCGGTTTGCCACCGGGTTTACTCTCCTTTGAGAACTTGCGTTGGACTTCTGCCTTGCATGATTACCAAAATCAGGTAGAACATGACAAAATCCGTCAGAAATTGGGGTTGTCTAAAGTAACCTGGCGTGAGACACGCGCCAAATTGGCCCAGTTACATGAACTGGCGTCATCCGCCTGA